The Gemmatimonadota bacterium DNA segment ACGGCAGCGCCGCGTAGGCCAGGGCCGGGGCGCGCATGAACCACAGTCTGAGAACCACGAAGATCGCAAGTCCGGCGATCAGCGCGATCCAGCCCAGGGCGATGGTCGAAGCGACGCCGTGCAGGTACGCGGCGAGACCAAAGAACAGCAGCGCCGTGAACAACGTCGAGTTAAACGAGGGCATGAAGAGATTGAAACCGCCGATCACCTGTGCCGCGCTGCGCCATTTCAGTCCATCCATGATCAGGGGGAGTCCGTCGGTCCGGGCAAGCCGCCACCTCGATCTCAGGCGGTCGAACGTGGAGCGAACGGGTTTTATGGCCCGGGTACGGTCGTATACCCATGCCTGGTCACTATACTGGATGACCACGTCGTGGCGTAGCAACCTGGTCATGAATCCCAGTACATTGTCCAGCCGGGGACTTTGCGCGCCGTGTTTTTCCACCAGCCGCCTGGAGACGCACAGACCGGTTCGATGGATTCCACCGGCCAGACGGAGATTCAGCGGCCAGCTTGTAAGCCAGCAGGGTTTCAAGGTGCTCAGCAGGGCCCTGCTCGCCGTGTTCCAGGTCCACTTTCTGCCCGTTACGCTGTATCCGGACTGGACGGCCAGGGCGCCCCGGGAGAGCTTGTCACTCATCACGGCCAGGTAGTTGGCGGAAATCCTGGACCGGACGTCCAGGATGACGTAGGCATCGTAGCGGTCTTTCGTGGTAAGCCGTTCCAGCACGCCGTGGACCGCCTCGTCCGCATCGGACCAGCGCTGCTTCCCGGCTCCGTAGACGACCGCTCCCTTGCGCCGCGCGGTGGTCGGCGTCTGGTCCGTGCAGTTCACCGGAGCGATGATCACGTCGAACATGCTCCGCGGATACTTGTTCCGGCGCAGATGATCCACGGTCCTGCCGATCGTTCCTTCGTCGTTCCCCACGGGCACCACCAGGGCGAAGACGTGCCGGGGAAAGATCAGCGGTACCTTGCCGCTTCCGCGGATCCGGCCGATGAAGCTCAACAGGAATCCATAGGCCACGAGAACGATCAATCCGGCCAGGACAACCGACTCGAGCAGCGACAGGTACGTCAAATCTTACACTCCATATGCGTGCGTGACCTTTTCAGGTTTGATAACGTTTTCAAGTTTGATATCGTTCATCGTACTGCTGTTTGTAATACGACCTGAAACCGCTTTCGTTCCGGATCTCCTGCCACCACTGCGGGTGGTCCACGTACCACCGGACCGTCCGGTCCAGCAGCGTGTCGAAGTCGAGGGACGGGCGCCATCCCAGGGCCTGGATGCGGCCGCAGTCCATGGCGTACCGCAGATCATGCCCGCTCCGGTCCGGGACGAACTCGCGCAGTCCCGCCGGCCGGTCGAGGATTTCCAGGACGCGGGCGGCCAGGTCCCGGCCATTGACTTCGCGGTTCGTGCCCACGTTGTACGCGTTCCCCGGCTTGCCGGACTCAAGCACCCGGTCGATGGCGGAACAGTGGTCTTCCACGTACAGGTAGTTGCGCACCGCGCTTCCGTCGCCGTACACCGGCAGCGGCTTGTACTCCAGTGCGTTCGTGATGAACAGGGGCAGGACCTTCTCCGGGTACTGATAGGGGCCGACGGTGTTCCCGCCCCGCGTGATCAGCACGGGCATGCCGTAGGTGGTGAAATAGGACTGGACCAGCAGCTCCGCCGCGGCCTTGCTGGCGGCGTAGGGATTGCGAGGCGCCAGGGCATCGCTTTCCACCGAGCAGCCTTCCGGTACGTGGCCGTACACTTCGTCGGTGGACACCTGCAGGAACCGCTTCACTTCCTGGTGCCGCGCCGCTTCGAGGAGGACGTACACCCCGTTGAAATTGGTTTCGATGAAGGAGGACGGGTCGAGGATGGACCGGTCCACATGGGATTCGGCCGCGAAATTGACGACCGTGTCGACCCCGCTCATCGCGTCGTCGACCGTGGCCCTGTCCCGGATATCCCCGTGAACGAACCGGAACCGGTCCGAACCCACGCTATCGTCGATATTGGCCAGACTGCCGGCGTAGGTCAGCGCATCAAGCACCACGACCCGCGTTTCGGGACGGTGTTTCAGTGCGTATCGAACGAAGTTACTGCCGATGAACCCGGCTCCACCGGTAACCAGCATGGCATCCATAGAAAGCCTGGCTCCTCAGGATTTGATCCGTCCATCGTCCGAATAACCGCGTTGCTCCCAGTATCCCTTGTGGTTCTTGCGGGTGACTTCGATCCGGGTAATCCACTTGACCTGCTTGTATCCATACATGCCGGGCATGACCAGGCGCACGGGCGATCCATGTTTAGCCCACAGCGGCTCGTCGTTCATCTCGAGGGCCAGCATGCTGCTCTTCTTCAATGCCTCGCCCACGGGTACACTGCTTTCATACTCGTCCGCCCCGTAGAAAATGACGTCACGGGCTTCCGGGTCCATGCCCGCTTTTTCAAGCAGGTCGCGCAGCCGAACACCGACCCACCGCGCCCTGCCCTGGGCGCCGCCGACGCAACGGAGGATACTCTCCTGCGTGACCTGCGGCCACTCGTGCAATTCATCGTACCTCAGTGCGTATGGAGTCGAAACGGCGCCTTCAATCTCGAGCCGTTCCTTTTCGACGTCGATTTTCGGTGGAAAGGAGACAATAGCTACGGCGAAAAACCTGCGCAGGGGAGTCAGGCCCTCGTCGTCCTTTTCAACGGGTACAAACAGGGGGCCGGCCAGGGACTGAAGCGTGGGAAGCGTAGCCCCGCCGGCAACGAGTCCGGCCGCGAGGGTCTCCAGGAAATGTCGCCGGTCCATGCAAAGATCCTGTCGGGATCGGGATGGGTCTGATCCGAATGGGTCTGATCCGGATGGGTTTTGCGTAGTCTGACCGTTGATTCGGATACCAGACTCGCCGCGGGTCCTATCTCCACGCCTGCCATAAGGTTACACACGTGTAGTACGCCTGTCAAGGCATTTGGGGGCATACCCGGGGGAATGAAACGGTGTGGAAGGGGCGGGTCGCATCGGAGGAATGAAACGGTCTGGGAGGCGCCAGGGCGCATCGGGGTTTGATAATTGGACGGCCAGGGATTAGAATACCAGAGCGCATTGGAACGGAATTGGCATGAATCGGTGAATGCGGGCGAATTCAGCCAAACCATATCCCGCGAAACCATATCCCACGAAACCAAACGAGGAAGGACAGCTACATGTCGCTCGAGAACAAGACGGTCGTTATTACCGGCGCGGCGATGGGCATTGGACGGGCCGCGGCCCTGTGCTGCGCGGAAGCCGGGGGGCGGACCGTCCTGGCCGATATCGAAGAAACCCGGCTGAAAGAGACCTTCGGCGATATACACGCTGCGGGCGGCGAGGCTTCATACCAGGTGGTGGACGTTTCGGACGCCCGGCAGGTCGAGGCGCTGATGGCGGGCGCGGTCGAAGACTTCGGACGGATCGACGCGCTCATCAACAGCGCGGGCATCCTTGAGGGCGCCTTCGTGCCCGTGGACGAGCTGGACGAGGAAGTGTGGCAACGCGTGATGGACGTTAACCTGAAAGGGTCCTTTCTTACCTGCAAGTACGCCGCGGCCGTGATGAAGGAACAGCAAAAGGGCGTCATCGTCCTGCTGTCCTCCGGAGCCGGCGTCCGGGGAGGCAGTTCATCGGTGGCCTACGGGACCAGCAAGGGGGCCGTGCACGGGCAGGCGGTCGTCCTCGAGAGCCAGCTTTCGCCCTTCGGAATACGCGTGCACGCGGTCTGTCCGGGGGGGATCGCAACGCCCATGAAGCTCCGGAATATCGCCCAGGGGGCCGAATCCCAGGGGGGATCGGTGGAAGAAGCGCTCAAGCAGGCGGAAACATATCTGGGCGACCCCGATGGCGTGGGCAGGATCCTGGCCTTCCTCGTATCCGATCAGGCCGACCATCTCCGCCAGACCGTCTTTACGCGGTGATCGTGGACGCGAAGGCGTAGCACACCTCGTGACGGTATTCGTCATCCGGTTGCAGGATGACCGTAGGCCATCCCGGCGTCCCCTGTCGGTTGACCGCGTCCGGAAAAGCCTGCGTCTCCAGGCAGAAACCGTGGTGACTGCCGTACACGGCGCCTCGCTTGCCGGTGAGTGCATCGGTCAAGTTATTCCCCGTGTAGAACTGTACGCCCGGTTGATCGGTCCGGACCGCCATGGCCAGACCCGAGCGGCGTGAAGCGACCTGAGCAGCCGGCCTCACCCGCCCACCCGCTTCGCGCAGGACGAAGTTGTGGTCGTATCCACCTGGACCTCCCGTACCGTCGGGCTTCCGCGTACCAGCGGGCTCCCGCGGACCCGCGGACTCCGGCGGACCAGATTGGGAAACCGCGTCCATCTCCGCGGCGATGGTTTTCGGTTCCGTGAAGTCGAAGGGCGTCCCGGCGACCGGCCTGATTTCGCCCGTGGGAATGAGATAGCCGTCGACGGGCGTGTAGGCGTCGGCGAACAACGTAACCTCGTGGTCCAGCACCGGGCCGGCCTGGTGCCCGTTCAGGTTCCAGTAGGAATGATTGGTCAGGTTCACCACCGTGGACCGGTCGGTCCGCGCCGTCATCGAAATTCGTAGTTCGTCGTCTCCGGTAAGCGTGTAGATAACCGTCGTTTCCACCGTGCCGGGATATCCTTCCTCCCCGTCCACGCTCGTATAGGTCATCTCGACGTAGGGTCCGTCTTCGCGCTGGCCGAAGTCCTGCGGTTCCCAGAACTGCTTGTCGAATCCGCCCGGTCCCCCGTGGATGTGATTTGGGCCGGCCCCGTCGTTGATCGCCAGCTGGTAATCCCGCCCTTCCAGCTTGAACCTGCCGCCGGCGATTCGGTTGGCGCAGCGGCCGACCGTGGTCCCGAAGAACGGATGCCCCCCCAGGTATTCATCAAGCGTATCGAAACCAAGTACTACGTCCACGAGATGCCCTGCCGTGTCCGGGATCTCCAGGGACTGTAGAATCCCGCCGTAATTCGTCACGCGCGCGGCCGCGCCGCTCGCTCCGTTCAACGTGTAGAGATAAACGGGCCGGGACCTGAAAGTCCCCCAGATGGTCTCTTCTACGGCACCCATCGCTCTTACCTCCTCAAACCGAAAATAATCGACAGGTCAGGCTCGATCAATGAAATGTCGGGACGGTTCCGGTCCATGGATTCGAGAGCTGGTTCGCCGAATCGACTGATTGGAGATAGGATCGCGGGTCGCCTGCGAAACGGATACTGACGATGCACTTTCGGTAGGAGAAGCCTATCCCATGGTCGAAACACATTCGGCGGACGCCGTGCAATCGGCAGTCGCCATGCAGTCGAAAGAACGACTTTCCGCGGCTTGTCCGGTCCCGTTCTCACCAGACGAGGTATCCCAATGGGAACGAAAGGGCCGTGGACTGGCCGTTTTCCGGTGTCCCGACACGTTTTCACTGCCTGAGGTCGAGTCCCGTCCCGGTACGGCCATCCTGGTCGATCCGGATGAAGGGCGGGAGATCCCGGGCGAACCCGACCGTCTTGTGCTGAAGTTGACGTCTCGGTGCACGCCACATCTGAACAGCGTGGTGAATCGCATCGTGCTACCGGCGTACAGGCGGTACATCCCCCTGTATCTGTTTGCCTCATGGAAAGAGGAGGACCTGGACACCGGGGCGGTTCGAATGCCGGACAAAGAAGAGATTGAAGCGGCGATTTTGCCGCTCTTGAAAGAACAGCTTCGGTATCTGCTGGCTTTCACTTGCGTCGTGTTTCCCAATACCGAAGCGCTGTATGCGTCGAGGAAGCCCTGGCTGACCCCCTTGGAAGTCATGATGCGCGAAGGACTTACCCGGGCAGGCCTGCCTCACCGGCTTCACGTTCGGCTGGGACCGGCCTGCGTCGACGCACTGGTCGGCGACCCGCACGATGTCGACCCGCCCGATGGCGACCCGCACGATGTCGACCCGCATGATGGCGACCCGCATGATGGCGACCTGCACGACGGCGACCCGTACAGTGGCGCCGTTGCTGTGGAGATCGACGGCAGGGCGTTTGACCGTGACGACCGGCTCCGGACGGACACGGTGCTGATCGAAAAACTCGGTATTCGTGAAGTCATCCGGTTCAGCGGGAGTGAAGTCGTGCACGATCTCGATGCGTGTGTCGAGAAAGTACGTTCGACGCTGACGGCACGGGGAAGTGGAACCGGCCAGGGTCATGGAACCGGCCCTGCAAACGAGCCGCCGATCCGGATACCCGATCCGAAACCTGGCCTGGCCGGGGAGCAGGCCAGGTGCCTGGACCCCCGGGCCGGTGTGGTGCTCACCCTCGCCCCGGCGGGTTCCGGCAAGACGCGGGTGTTGACGCGTAGGGTGGTGGAAGCCGTTCGAGGCGGCATTAAACCCGATCGAATTCTTTGCGTGGTCTTCAACAAGGCGGCGAGTGAGGTGATGTCCGAGCGTATACACGGCGACGCCGGACTGCATGGCGTCCATATCCGCACGTTGCACAGTCTGGGATTTGAGATCTGCAGGCAGGCGCCGGGCAGCCCCTACACGGGTTACGGCGTCGTTACCGAGCAGACGCTGCCGGGCGGACTGACCGATCTGTTCAGGAAGGTACTGAAAGCAGATTTCGAGCAGCACGCCGCCGCCTTGCCCTATCCATTCCCCGAACATCTCGTCGTCGCGTACGAGGAAGCGGCATCTCGGTACAGGAGAACGTTGATGCCCATCGGTGGAGACGACTCCGGCGTCGAGATCGAAGGGTTCGATGGCGACCAGGCGCGCAGAATCAGCGAGGATGTGGATAGCCGGATGAAAGAAAAAGCCCTGATGACCTTCGACGAACAGTTGTTTCGGGCCGTGGAAATCCTCCTGGAGCATCCCGCAACGCGTTCGGTCTACCTGCACCGCTTCGATTCGGTCCTCGTGGACGAGGTTCAGGACCTCACCCCCGTACAGTTCCTGATGCTCCGGCTGCTCTCCCTGCCCCTGAACAATCTGTTCGCGGTGGGCGATGACGACCAGATGATCAACACCTTCACAGGGGCGGACCCCGAGAACATCCGCTCGTTTCAACGGTGGTATCCGGGCGCGGCGATCCACACCCTGGGCGCGAATTACCGGTGCAGGCCGGACATCGTAACCCGTTCCGCCAGCGTCATTTCCCACAACGTCAACCGCTTCGACAAGCCCATCCGCCCCGTACAGACCAAGGCCGGACCGGCCAGAGACACCATCCGGGTCATCGCATGTCCTTCGCTGGAATCGGAAACAGATGCCGTGGTACGCACGATCCGCCGGTGGAGAAAAGGGGGTTACGGATACGGGGACATGGCCGTTCTGGTCCGGGTCCAGTCGATCGCAGCGCCCCTGCAGTCCGCGTTCAAGGAGGCGGACCTGCCCTTTGACCCGATGGACGCCGGCGCGTTGTTCCAATCCCATGCGGGAAGGACTCTGGGTGCGTATCTCGACGTCATCGCCTGCAATCAGCGGGCCGATCCCCGGTCCTATGCCCTCAGTCTTTCATTTCCTTCCAGGCGACTCTCCAATGAGCAGTTGCGCGAAGCGGCGGCACTCGGCCACCGTTTCTTCGAGCGAACGGACCGTCTGCACCGTGATGTGTCCGCCAGTCTGGAGGAATACCGAGGAGCCATCGAAATCCTGCGCGGCGTCTACACGTCTCCAGACGGGTCTCCTGTTGCATTTCTCGAAGACTTGCTGGATCGAACGGGCCTTGGCGCATACTACAAGAGGCAGGAGGAGAACAGCCGGCAGCGCATGGGCGCATCTGACGTGGAATCCATCGATTCGATTCGTCAGATAGCGGCCCGGTATGCATGCAAGACAGCCTTCGTGGAATCGTACCTGGGGACCATGGCCGCCGAAACCACCGAGAACCAGATGGACCGCCTTTATGCCGGTGCGTCCCTGGCGGAATCGGGAAATGATGCGAAATCGGCGGAAATGCCTGTAGACACATCGTCAGGCAGCGATCGCGTTACCATAACCACGATTCACCGGAGCAAGGGGGACGAATACAAGGGTGTCATCCTCTTCAACGTGGTGGAGGACATCCTGCCCCACAGACGGATGACCGGATCAGAAGCGGATATCGAGGAGGAACGGCGCGTATTCTACGTTGCCCTGACGCGGGCCGAGGAGAGGCTGTGCATCACGACGCAGCGGAAGCATCCTTCCCGGTTCCTGGCCGAGATGAAGTCTGCCGCTGGAGGTAGCCTGCTGTCGCATATTCGTGGCCGGCTGCCGGGCCTCTGCTGCCGACTGATGCGCCTCCGCACCCGGCTAGCGCGCCTTCGCGGCTGGCTGTCGCCGCGGTCAATCAGACGTATTTTGCGCCGTCTGCTACCTTGATCCGCCTGCCGCGTCCACTGGCCAGGTCTCGAGCCCGTCCGGGGTCAGGACGGCGTACGAACGGGCCAGGTTCGCCACAGGACAGCTGTGTACCGGCACTATGCGGATCTTCGACCCGATGGCCAGGTCGAACCCGTTGCGCGCGACCATACCGTGCTCCTCCGAGACTTTTTCGACGATCATTTCGCAATCGGACTCGAGGTATCCAGAAGCCGGATAGGCCGTGCCAAAGCCCTGGTTACCCGTCATGCCGTGGACACCCGTATCCGAAGTCAGCGTCTTCGACCCGGCGTCCGTCACGAAGTAGTGTTCGTTCCTGCTGATCACCGTAGACAGCACTGTCAGGGAGACGTCGACAACCCGGGCTACGCCCACGCGTATGGGGAGCAGATCGAGAAAAACATAGTTCCCGGGCCTGATTTCCGTGATTCCGTCGAAACGCTCCGCGGCCAGGACGGCCGGCGTAGCGCCCACGGAAACCTCCCGGACTGGAACGCCGTCCGCCTGCAAGGCATCGCGCACGGCGACCATGGTTTGCCGCTCCGATTCGGCGACCCCGGCGGCCTCTTCCCTGGATTTCGAACCGTACACGTGGCCTGCGTGGGAGAGGATGCCGCGGAATTCCAGGTTGTCATGGTCGTGGATCAGCCCGGCCAGCTCCCCGATACGTGGGTCGTCGGGCAGTAGGCCGCACCGATGCAGTCCCACGTCGATTTTAAGAAACAGTCCGACGGTCCGCCCATGGGCCGCCGCGCACTCGCCCGCCACCTGGATGCCTTCCTTCGAGTCGGTCACCACGCGCAAGTCGGTGCCATGAGCCTTTACGGCGGACAGCAGCCGGTCCCACTTCGGCGGCGATACCACCGGCCGGGCGACGGTGATGAACTCGAACCCGCCCTCGATGAAGACCTGCGCCTCGACCACCGTTGCGACAGTGACGCCCGATGCACCCAGACCGATCTGCCTTCGTCCGATTTCCAGGGACTTGTGGGTCTTGATGTGGGGACGCAGCGCGACGCCGTGCCGGTCCGCCAGGTCCTGCATGGCGCGCAGATTGCCCATCATTCGGGTCTCATCGAGCAATACGACGGGCGTTTCCACCTTGTTGAGCATCTCGTCTGTGTGCATGGCTGGATCCATAACCGTGTCACCGATGGGTAATGCGCCGCGTTGGATGTTCCTAGATTATACGAAGCGCGTCAACCCCGCGGTGCGTGTCCGCCCGGCCATCCTACCACCCAGGCCATCCACCCAGGCTATCCTACTACCCAGGCCATCCTACCTCCCCGGCCATCAACCCCGGTCGTCCTTCCCGTCCGCCTTTCGTGCAGTTTTCCAACTTGACACGGCATACAAATGAAAGGCACATTTTGCCGTGGAATAACTGGAAAAAGTCCACAAATCACCTTGGGGAGCCTAGCATGGATCGACCGAAAGCGGCGGACCTGGCAAGGCTGTACGTTGAGCGATCGAATCGTCACGTGCTGGACGATGTGTTTCCCCTGTTCGACCCTGAAGCCACCTACCGGTCGTCGCAGTTCGGTCTGTTCGAGGGTCTGGACCAGATCCGGGACATGATGACCGGTTTCTTTGCCACCTTTCCCGACGTGCACTGGACAGTGGAAGACTATCGCGCGGAATCTGACGACACGGCTTCCTTCGAGTTCACGATGCGGGCTAGCCATGCCGAAACAGGGCAGGCCGTGGAGCGCCGGGGGCTCGAAACGATCACCTTCACGGAGGAAGGACTGATCCGCCACGTCGAGGTCGAAGTCCTGCAGTCAGGTTGATTGGTGGCCGGCCGGACTGACACGCAACCAGATTGACGGGCCGGCCGAAATCTTCCAAACGCGCTGTTTGCAGATCGTCTCCAGATAATGCATCCCCTACTCCCCGAAATACTTGGCGCGGAAGAACGCATCAAATCCCGTGTCCTGCAAACGCCCCTGATCCACTCCATGCCGCTTTCAACCCAAACCGGGGCGGATGTCTACTTGAAGATGGAAAGCGAGCAGCACACCAATTCCTTCAAGGCACGCGGGGCCATGAACAAGGTGCTGTCGTTGACCGGGGAGGAGATGTCACGGGGCGTGGTGACGTCCTCGACGGGCAACCACGCGCAGGGCGTCGCCCGGGCCTGCATGATCACCGATTGTCCGGGGACGATCTTTTTGCCCAAAGGCGTCGATCCTTCCAAGATAGAAGCGATCAAACAGTATCCTGTTGACCTGGTCTTCCACAACGGCAACCCGCTCGAAACGGAATTGCATGCCAAGCAGCAGGCTGCCGTCCTGGGCAGGACCTGGATTTCGCCCTATAACGATCCGCAGATCATCGGCGGCCAGGGAACGATCGGCATCGAGCTGTCGCAGCAACTGCCCGCCATCGACGATGTGTTCGTTACCGTCGGCGGCGGCGGGCTGATCGGCGGGATCGCCGTTTATCTGAAGTCGCATAGACCCGGCACGCGGATCATCGGCTGCCAGCCCGAACGGTCGGCGGCCATGTATCACTGCGTTCGCGCGGGACGCATCGTCAGCACCGAGCACGGCGAAACGCTTTCCGACGGTTCGGCAGGCGATGTGGAGCCGGGATCGATCACCTTCCCGGTCTGCCGCGACCTGGTCGACGATTACATCCTGGTCCCGGAGCAGGAAATCGGCGACGCCATCCGGTTCATGGTCCACGAGCACCACAAAATCGTCGAAGGCGCCGCCGGCGTTGCCGTGGCCAGCCTGCTTCAACAGAAAGATCAATTCCGTGGGCATACCGTGGTCCTTGTCATCTGCGGCGCAAACATTGCCGCCTCCACGCTCAGGACCGTACTGGCATCTTGAGTTTTAAGGTTCAGCCTACGACTTCATATCATTTCCCTATCGTCTCCTTGACACCTCTCAATATACGGAAAAGTCCTATGCCCCAGTCACTTCCGAACATCCTTTTCATCATGTCCGACGACCACGCGTCGCACGCCATCAGCGCCTATGGCAGCCGGATCAACACAACGCCCCATATCGACCGCATCGCCGCGGAAGGCATGCGTTTCGACAACTGCTTCTGCACCAATTCCATCTGCACCCCCAGCCGGGCGGCCATTCTGACGGGCACGTACAACCACGTAAACGGCGTCACCACCCTGTCTACCCACCTGGACGGCCGGCTGCTGAACTATCCCAAGGTGCTGCAGGAACACGGGTACCAGACGGCGGTGGTGGGCAAGTGGCACCTGGGGCACGGCGGCATCCACGATCCTACGGGTTTCGACTACTGGAACGTCCTGCCCGGCCAGGGCCTGTACCACGATCCCGAGATGATCGAGATGGGCGAGCGGTCGACGCGAAGCGGGTACACCACCGACCTGATCACCGATTATTCGCTGGAATGGCTTCGCGGACGCGACCGGGATCGCCCCTTTTGCCTCATGGTGCATCACAAAGCACCGCACCGGCCCTGGGAGCCCGATGACAAACACGCCGCGATGTACGAAGACGAGGATATCCCGGAGCCGGAGACCTTCGACGACGACTATGCCAACCGGGCCCAGGCTGCCGCGGCCGCCCGGATGCGCGTCGAACGCGATCTCAACGCCGAGGACCTGAAGGTGCCCGTGCCGGAGGGCCTGTCTCCAGCCGAAGAGAAAAGCTGGAAGTACCAGCGGTATATCAAGGACTACCTGCGGTGCGTGGCCTCGATCGACGACAACGTAGGCAGGCTGCTGGACTTCATCGACGAAGAGGACATCGGCGAGGAAACCATCGTGATCTACACGTCGGACCAGGGATTTTTCCTCGGCGACCACGGCTGGTACGACAAGCGCTTCATGTACGAGGAATCCCTGCGCATGCCCTTCCTGATCCGCTACCCGCGGGAGGTGGCGCCGGGCAGCGTGAACGGCGACATGATCCTGAATGTCGACTTCCCGGTGACCTTCCTGGACTGTGCCGGCGTGGATATACCGTCCTCATTCCAGGGACGCACGTTCCGGCCCCTGCTGAGCGCCGAGACCCCGGCCGATTGGCAGACGTCCATGTACTACCGGTACTGGATGCACGGCGCCCACCACAACGTCTGCGCCCACTACGGCGTCCGGACCCTGCGGTACAAGCTGATCTACTACTACGGCGATCCGCTCGGTCAGGAAGGCGCGATCGGCCCGAAGACGCAGCCGGAATGGGAACTCTTCGACCTGGAAAAAGACCCCTGCGAGATGAACAGCGTGTACGCGGATCCCGAATACGCGGAGGTGGTCGCGGAGTTGAAGGCGGAGCTGGCGCGGCTGCAGGAGAAAGTAGGGGATGAGGCGTACGAAGCTCAGTTAGTTGACTGATTCAGTGGACACCTTTTTCGTTTTCCCAGCTTAGAATGGGCAGACATTACACATGGCAAAGTATATCAAATGAACAAACCCATCACACCAGGCGAGATTCTGCTTGAGGAATATCTCAAGCCAATGGGCATTTCGCAGAACGCCATGGCGCGTGCTGTCGGGGTTGCGCCTCGTGCAATCAACGAGATTGTACATGGACGCCGGTCGATTACGCCATCCATGTCGATTCGCTTTGGGGCCTTTTTCAATCAGTCAGACCAGTTCTGGCATGGGATACAGGTGGAATGTGACTTTAGAAAGCTTGCCAGGGACAGACTTCGTATCATCGACGGGATCCAACCTGCTGCGACACTGAATCGGAATCCCTGACTCGTGCGCGAAGGGTGGATCAACTCCTTAGCAATGGAAATGAGATGCGTACCGATGATCAAATCGACCTTAAACGAGAAATGGCAGACTACCATCCCGGCCGATGTACGTAAAGCACTTCGACTCAAGCCACGGCAACGGCTTATCTATGAGTTGATTCCAGGCGGGGTCGTGGTGAAAGTCGAGTCTGAAACGCTTAAGGATCTGTATGGCTTACTCGCAGATGGCAAACCATCCACATCGAAGACCGAGGAACGAAGCGCTGTGCGAGCAGCCAGAGCGGCAAGATATAAATAACAAGTTCCTGCTGGACACCAATGCGCTTCTGCGAATCCTTCGAGGCGACCACGTAGCGACATTCGACAGGGACTTTGACCGGTTCCACGACGTTATACGCTGGCAGTTCAGCAGTTAGGCCACTTCTTTCGGCAAGCCAATCCACCAACAAACAAAAAGGCATCCGGGACCAAATGTCCTGGATGCCTTTTTAATAGCAACAGCTTTATCAGTGTTTTACGTCTGATCGATCAGCCGCCGCCGGCCAGCAATCAGCCAACGGCCCGGTCGTAGATCAGGTGCCACTGGCCGCCGATCAGGCGTCGCCCGCTGCCACCTTGCCCTGGGTGGGCTGGAAGTGTACCGCGGCGATGGCCTCGCGTACCTTGTCCACGTTCTCGGTGAACAGAATACCGAGCTGGGTCAGCGTCCGGTCCATCCGCGTGTTCTTGTCGTGCACGGGGAAGATGTGCAGGTTCTGGACCCGTGCTCTCACATCGTCCACCATCTCGCCGGCCATG contains these protein-coding regions:
- a CDS encoding sulfatase, which produces MPQSLPNILFIMSDDHASHAISAYGSRINTTPHIDRIAAEGMRFDNCFCTNSICTPSRAAILTGTYNHVNGVTTLSTHLDGRLLNYPKVLQEHGYQTAVVGKWHLGHGGIHDPTGFDYWNVLPGQGLYHDPEMIEMGERSTRSGYTTDLITDYSLEWLRGRDRDRPFCLMVHHKAPHRPWEPDDKHAAMYEDEDIPEPETFDDDYANRAQAAAAARMRVERDLNAEDLKVPVPEGLSPAEEKSWKYQRYIKDYLRCVASIDDNVGRLLDFIDEEDIGEETIVIYTSDQGFFLGDHGWYDKRFMYEESLRMPFLIRYPREVAPGSVNGDMILNVDFPVTFLDCAGVDIPSSFQGRTFRPLLSAETPADWQTSMYYRYWMHGAHHNVCAHYGVRTLRYKLIYYYGDPLGQEGAIGPKTQPEWELFDLEKDPCEMNSVYADPEYAEVVAELKAELARLQEKVGDEAYEAQLVD
- a CDS encoding HigA family addiction module antitoxin, with product MNKPITPGEILLEEYLKPMGISQNAMARAVGVAPRAINEIVHGRRSITPSMSIRFGAFFNQSDQFWHGIQVECDFRKLARDRLRIIDGIQPAATLNRNP